A stretch of DNA from Triticum dicoccoides isolate Atlit2015 ecotype Zavitan chromosome 2A, WEW_v2.0, whole genome shotgun sequence:
AACTGCTCAACCCCCCAACACGAGTGTGGATATACAGTCATGTACAGATGCTACGTATTACACAGTCTAAGAGGTACACTAACATGTACAATACAGAATACAAGTCATGTACAGATGCTACGTATTATACAGTCTAACATAGATAAATTGGTGGGATAGAAAAATGATGAAATGTTTTAATCGGAGTGAAGGCGACGCTGCCAACTCCCCTTTAATAATAGAGATTTTCTTTCCGCAtgcttctatttttttcttccgaACTTCATACCGGTAACTTAGTGCACCTATGATGTGACCAAACATATGCAATATATCATTGCTTAAAATATTCATGTTCATGCAATCAGATTCCATATAAATATATCACAACCAATTCTGATTTATTTCATTGAAAATTGAGCGTCAAAATAGAGTTATTCTAAAAAAAAAGAGTTACTCATAGTCTAGCTAATGTTGGTCGTTCTGGTGGTAGCATTGATTGTTTGTTGCGTCGAGTCCAAATAAGTAGCTCAGATTGTATTAACAGACTGTAATTTCATTACCGAGAAATAAAATCCACTTTTTCCTGCAAAAAAGCATCTagtttttttcttttgagaaaaaaAGGAGGATTAGAGTTTCTTGGTGGCAAGGACGAGCATAAAAAATCTGGAGAATGTTTTTTTTAGGGGTATCTGGAGAATGGCTAAGAGGTCAAATCGCACCTGGTGGCTAATAAAAATAAAATCGCACCGCCTAATTGGCTGCCAGCCCATGGAGTCTATCTGCTATATATACCAGCCCACGCATCGCCCAAACATTTACCAGCCCAGCCCAAATGAATCACCACGCCCAGCTATATATATAAGCTCCCACTCTCACAAACCATTCTTCAGAACCCTAGAAGCCGCAGCTTCCcattcctcgccgccgccgccgcttcgtaccCGCTCGAAGCCGACCCGACCATGGTGAGTTCGAAACCCTGCATCATCTCGTAACCCGTCCATGTCGCCCTCGTAACGCCGGATCGATGTTTCGTGTCCTCAGGCGGACGTCGACGTTGACACGGAGGTGGCCGCCGGCGCGCAGCCGAAGAAGAGGACGTTCCGCAAGTTCAGCTATCGCGGCGTGGATCTCGATGCCCTCCTCGACATGTCCACCGACGACCTTGTCCAGATGTTCCCCGCTCGCGCCCGCAGAAGGTACCTGTTGTCTATGCATCTCGCGCGTTCGAGTTTCGTTGTTTGTTGTCCTTCGTCTGATGTGGATGAATCGCTGTGTGCTCTGGCAGGTTCAAGAGGGGTCTCAAGAGGAAGCCCATGGCGCTCGTCAAGAAGCTGCGCAAGGCGGTGAGTTGCCCAGTCCTTTTTCTTTGTTTCCGTTTTATGAACATTCTGACTGATATAACTCAAGTTACTACTAGTCTACTACCTTATACGGTATGATGCCTGGATCTGTCTACTTACTATTGCGGGACTCAGGGATTTTAAGTTACTTGTTTGGTTTCTGTCACAATAAATGTTTATGTTACCATTGTCTTTTTTAGAAGGTTAATCTTAGCGGCATGTGCTGATTGGTACTGGGAAATAGACATTCAGTTACTCGAGCACATGCTGTTAATTCAGGTGCCTCCTATGTCTCCTGCAACAATCTTTAAGATCTATTGGCTACATGCTCTTGCACAGCTATCAATATTTTTTGTTTTGGTTTCAAGTTTAAACACTTGTGCCATCATAGGTCCTGAGTTGTCTAAAACTATAAACTCTGATCTCCATAGAATGTTTGAGAAATGTGTCAACTTCTATCAACTTGGTGAACGGGTTGCCACCAACTCAGATCTTTGTAAGAGTAAAGATAGAATGTGTTGTTTTTCTGTCGCAAGGTCAGGTTTCCTCACTATGCTGTATGTTGTTTATGCGTTTATGGTGCTATGCATTTGATCTTTCCTTCTTTACATGATCTGCGTTTGAAATTAGTTCAGACTATGTGAGCTGACTACTTTTGTTCTACCATATGAACTTCAGTAGTGCATTCATAACTAGCAATGCCGGCTATTATACTTCAATAACATGATTCTGAGCTGCTAACCTAAAAAGGAGAATATGCTCTTTCCTCATTCTTTCCACTGTAATGTTGCAAATCTCACTGTATTATAGCTGCATTTCCATGCAATACTATATAATTGCCTGTGTGTTGCAGAGGGGCACCTTTTGTTTTCTTAATGCAATTGCACACTGAAAATGTATTTTAGCTTCCAATTGGATCAGTAGTTATTCAGTTACTAAATGAAACATGATTTTATTTAATAAATTATAAGCTGACCAAAAAGCAGCCAAGACTGAATGGAAGAGTTGGGGTTGTCAAATCGAAGTAAACATAAGATGGAACCTTGCATATTTTGTAAGATATACTTATTGGCTTACCAGGAAACATTATCTTATTTGATATACTTATTGGCCTTATCATAAGATATACttattggccttatcagaaagtttaggtcaagagcttcgatttgcaaaaagaatcaactcaaatggagctacgaaactcaagttatgatcaaacaaagttagaattcaaatatgatctaattcaaattttaaaactttcaaaaatatgtttaagttgttttactggatagaggagatcgtaacgaagacgtgggcattggttccatctaattccgactaacgagcaaaaagttataatcgtttgaaaaccaggggctgatctataaagaaaatattcacggatgggtccttgacatgggaggagtccgtttagagagacctgaaggattggggttGTCAAATCGAAGTAAACATAAGATGGAACCTTGCATATTTTGTAAGATATACTTATTGGCTTACCAGGAAACATTATCTTATTTGATAAATAGATGTTTTTTAAGTAGTGTTGGTTTTAACaaaaattgaagagaagcttgtccaacatcgtctgagatggtttgggcatattcagcgcaggcctccagaagctccagtgcatagcggacagcTAAAtcatgcggagaatgtcaagagatggcggggtagaccgaatttgacatgggaggagtccgtttagagagacctgaaggattggagtatcaccaaagagctagctatggacaggggtgcgtggaagcttgctatccatgtgcccgagccatgagttggttgcgagagtttatgggtttcacctctagcctacgccAATTTGTTTGGGACTGAaggctgtgttgttgttgttggtttTAACAAAAACCAGTAGAAACAGCAAAAGCAAAAACGGAGGGGGAGGTTTGATGAAAGAATTAGTTAAGGAGGGAAAACTAGCTTAAGCTAGAGCTTTTTATTTTACTAACATGTAGTTACCTGACAATCTGTTCTGTTGGTCTTGAACAGAAAAAGGACGCTCCTGCTGGTGAGAAGCCTGAGCCAGTGAGGACACATCTTCGTAACATGATCATTGTCCCTGAGATGATTGGCAGCCTTATCGGTGTCTACAATGGCAAGACCTTCAACCAGGTTGAGATTAAGCCTGAGATGATTGGCCATTACCTTGCAGAGTTCTCTATCTCCTACAAGCCAGTGAAGCATGGTAGGCCCGGTATTGGTGCCACACACTCTTCCCGGTTCATTCCTCTTAAATGAGTTATGCCGCTTTCTACTTTGAAAGAATTCAGTACGGACCATCTGGTGGCATGTCCATCTAGCTGTCTCCCTTGTTTTGAACCAGTTATATATCTAGTATTTGGTTCTGTTTAGCTATAATTTCGTTATGCACAATGAGCTGTTCTACCTAAATGCTCTGAGAATCTTGTTTCCATTGTGAAGGTTCATTTTGATTCATGCTGTGCTTGTCAGTTTGTGAGATTTTTACTATGAAATGCACACTTTTTGATTGGTAATCATTTGGCCTGCCCATCACTACTCAAAATGGCCATCTGATGGCCACAACACGAGCTCATAAGCTTTGTGATAACATCGTTTTGATTCTCAGCCCATGTAGCCTTGGGTTTTGCTTTGTATCTGATTTTTTTGTGAGCGGTTAATGGATCATTTGAATTCTCTGTTACTATTCATACTCGGTTACGCCATCATGCTAGTTTTCGATTTTCGCATTGATTTGTTGTGTAAATCGGTGTGAATTGAGCACAATGAACTCAGAAAGATAActcagttttcttgcaaaaaaaagaaagaaaactcaGTTTCCGCTATCAAACCAAGGTAGGTTCAAGTTGCCCGCAGCCCCACGGTCAAATAGAGATATAAGTACACTACTAGCATCCATAACCCCACAATAGAGATATAAGTACACTACTAGcaaccatacttagctccaaaacTTGTGGTTCTCTCCATCAACGGTATCTATCAACCAAGGTTTGCCCTCGAACAATATAGGTGTAAGGGGTACGTGACCAATAATGTCATCATATCAAAGTTGAAGTTCAAATTACCGGAGTTTGGGGTACTTTGATGAATTACCGGAGTTTGGAGTTTGAGGAATAGCACCGTAAATGTTCATGTAATGTACTCTATCTAATACATCAACCATCCAGTATCTAAATATTTTGGCCACGAAAAAATTGTACCaattgatttgtttgatcaactcgagaTAGCACACCCTCAAAGGCAGAATGCACCGCATTAGACGAGtgctaaaaaagaaaaaaaagagatggGCCGAGGTTTTGCTAGGGTTTGGAGAGgtttagaggaagaagaagaagaagaagaacaaaagagAGAGATGGGGGAGATTTACCTTCTTCCTCGGGCTTATTATGGCTGCCAGGGTGCGAAACGACCGCTCATACGGACGTGGGTGCCTGCATGGAATGCCGTAGTTCTCCCTGATAGTTTACCTGCGTTTGTGCATAGATGAAATGACAGCTGAAACGGGGCGGCAACGTTCGTTTTGAACACCATCATTCGCTCTGTTCTGTTTCTTCTTCTAGTCGATGATGTCAAATGACCGTTCGACGGGTGCGTGCACTTGTTTGGAACGCCGTCAAACGCTCTGGAAATCTTCTATGTTTCTACAAAGAAATGAAACGACCGCTTGAacaggcgcttgtgcttgttggaaACACCATTTTTCTCCGtgttgtctttgcttgttttgcgttGGAACCTTCAGCAGGTCATGCGACCGCCCATAAGACCGTTGCGGTCGTTTTAAAGGCCGTCTTTTGACCTGTTTCTTCTGAAACTTTTCTTTTTCTCTATTCTCCCACGGGGTTAGTTCCAATACATAGACATATTTCCAGGTATTCAAACATCAATTCAACATATAGTTCGACTTGCACATCACAAGTCCTTCATTAGTCTCTTCCAAACTTACTTCTTCAAAAAGAACTTCAATCACTCTTTTATTGAAACAAATAAAAACTTACTTGTCTACTTTATTCGCGTGGGTTGCCTCCCACGAAGCGCTTGTTTTCGGTCGGTTAGCTCGACTGTAGTGGTGATCTAGGTGGTGCAAACACACGGAGACCATAGCTTCTAGCATTCACGACGATGCCTTCTCCTGCATagttcttcattttctttttcctGGGGAAATGTCTTACAAAAGGATCTTTAGCTGGTAAATCAAATCTCACATTCCCCTCAATCACATTTATCACAGCTTTGATAGTCCTTagaaaaggtctaccgagaattatAGGAGCAATTGGATCCTCAGGCATATCTATTGTCACAAGATCAATCATGACAGGGCAATCACTAATTTGAACTATAACACCATGCTTAATGCCTACTGCTCAAGTAAAATAGAGTTAGCCATATTCAAAATGATCTCAGTATTAGCATAAGGAACGAGATTGAGACTATCATAAACAGATTTGGGGATAGTGGAAACACTTGCCCCTAAATCACATAAGGCACTGAATTTATTCAATCCCATCTCAATCTCTACAGTGTGTTGAAAAGCATCCTCTTGCTTAGCTTGTAACTTACTGTAGAGCTTCTTCCTTTCATCATCAAGTTCACGTACCTTGGCTGCAACTTGTTCAACAAAAACATTATAtacagtctggaaaattctggctaggcagtttttagaccatttgtagacttttttgaaaaaattttgttgcggagcaaaaaaaagagggaaaaaagtgcaaaaaatgaaaaaagagaaaaaaattcagagtgtgctcctcccttgtctacatgcagcgccgtgattttgttagtgttctaggctcgcgtctctagcacggtctagcctaagaCTAGCACAGTACAgtcgttgaacgtttattcaactttgcatctctgaattgattattgctgacatttttgctaccatatcataagccttccagctccacatacatctacgtcgtgcgtttgacaccACCTGGCAATCGCCCTGTTcatgctttgagagttttgactacaacagttgccgatcaccacctgctgctgggtaagaactagtaagaatttgagattcgcttgacggatttgtgacacaccaccaccaccaccacttcctagtagtctgtaggatcatattcttgtgtgtttctgttgctgctaaccatggcagggtcacaagccgatgagactgattgggagaacatgacgaacaaacagttacatgataaattttagcaaatgatgagtggacaggtgcaagatgtgctaaacagatttgaagaggccatggagaagatagatggcactgagaagacgttcgaaacaaagctcgataacaagtttaatgaattgttcacgcgtcttccaccaccaccgcgagttgcacctgtcgcacctctacaacaacaagaacaacaacaacgtcgccttccaaatcaagtgggacgagcactgcgcgttccccttgagcctggacaaaattctggtgccgctgctactgctggtgatgcttctgtagctcctgctgctactgcagtggtggaggactattacgagtatggggttgatcaaaatcaaaactaagtgcaaccaccagcaccaccaccagcaggtcgacctcgggcatataatcacaatggtagggatgtagctccacctcaggtacgagatcatgaccatcttcctaaattaaaattgaatattccaccattcgagggtagatatgttgaTATATATCTCACTTGGGAGTTacaaactgaacaacattttacatgtttataaTATCCCAAGGAAagacgtgttgctgctgctgtttgtgctttcactagttttgcatgtgtttggtggtataaacattgtagattatatcctattccagctacttggactgctttgaaaaatgctatgcgtactcgctgggttccaccatattatcaacgtgaattgcttcaaaaattgcagcgtttgagacaaggaaaaattatgtagaagaacatTATCAGAAATTGCAAACTGGTATGATTAGATGTggcattgttgaggataatgaagctatgcttgcacattttatggatggattaaataaagagattcatatcattctagagtataaggaatttaataatatcactcgtttattccatcttgcttgcaaagctaaacatgaagtgcaggatcgaccggtattggtgcgaactaacttttctacaggtcgaccttcatcatggacaccgcctgcatcctctacttccacacgttctgctacaccgacaCCTCCGTCAGCtgtcacctccaaccgtgatacaagaaagcaggcacaaccaccactatatgCCAAGAGCGCACCTTCTGGGCCCGCAcatagctcttcttcatccatggcatcaacagggcaaacacatgatattatttgtcgttgttgcaaGGGTGTagatcattatgcgagagaatgcccatctaaacatgtgatgattgttactgaggatggtgggtatgagtccgctaatgactatgatgaggagacattggctcttattacaagtgaagaacacggtggagatgattctgatcatgagacgcaatacatggctgccgaggatgctgacaggtatgaatgtttagttgctcaacgtgttttgagtgtgcaggtgtgacgcccggatacttaagctacagtaaaccactgttaatgatgccacgtcagcacaattactgttgctaatctcgcgttagttcgaaactgattcaaattcaaatttaaattaaagacaaacaacaaaagttttcaaacattaaaactaaaatgttctaaatgtgacgAATAGTTCAcgagtaataatggtggagaaaccaacatttcttataatatttaatTTCACTAAAATAACCAAAGCTTAGGGCAAAACAATTACTTTAATGCCTTTTATaaagatatagtaatataactaaattaatagtgtgccaaaataattatggcagaggcctaattagtaatactaatttaggtgctaacttggtattttataaaaagaaaataatagaaactttaaatgaaaacagtaaagaaataaaagagaaataataaaagaaaacaNNNNNNNNNNNNNNNNNNNNNNNNNNNNNNNNNNNNNNNNNNNNNNNNNNNNNNNNNNNNNNNNNNNNNNNNNNNNNNNNNNNNNNNNNNNNNNNNNNNNNNNNNNNNNNNNNNNNNNNNNNNNNNNNNNNNNNNNNNNNNNNNNNNNNNNNNNNNNNNNNNNNNNNNNNNNNNNNNNNNNNNNNNNNNNNNNNNNNNNNNNNNNNNNNNNNNNNNNNNNNNNNNNNNNNNNNNNNNNNNNNNNNNNNNNNNNNNNNNNNNNNNNNNNNNNNNNNNNNNNNNNNNNNNNNNNNNNNNNNNNNNNNNNNNNNNNNNNNNNNNNNNNNNNNNNNNNNNNNNNNNNNNNNNNNNNNNNNNNNNNNNNNNNNNNNNNNNNNNNNNNNNNNNNNNNNNNNNNNNNNNNNNNNNNNNNNNNNNNNNNNNNNNNNNNNNNNNNNNNNNNNNNNNNNNNNNNNNNNNNNNNNNNNNNNNNNNNNNNNNNNNNNNNNNNNNNNNNNNNNNNNNNNNNNNNNNNNNNNNNNNNNNNNNNNNNNNNNNNNNNNNNNNNNNNNNNNNNNNNNNNNNNNNNNNNNNNNNNNNNNNNNNNNNNNNNNNNNNNNNNNNNNNNNNNNNNNNNNNNNNNNNNNNNNNNNNNNNNNNNNNNNNNNNNNNNNNNNNNNNNNNNNNNNNNNNNNNNNNNNNNNNNNNNNNNNNNNNNNNNNNNNNNNNNNNNNNNNNNNNNNNNNNNNNNNNNNNNNNNNNNNNNNNNNNNNNNNNNNNNNNNNNNNNNNNNNNNNNNNNNNNNNNNNNNNNNNNNNNNNNNNNNNNNNNNNNNNNNNNNNNNNNNNNNNNGCTCCGCCCTGGACGCGTCGCCCCGTGCCCGTGCGCGGCCTCGCCGTGTTTGCCCGCCACCATGTGTGGCTGCGCCCGCGCCGCGCCTGGGCCGCGTGCCCCGCTCACGCCCTGGTTGTGCTTCGGCACCACCGCGCGTTGCTCGTCTCCGCCTCTGGCTCCCGCCGCTCCGGCCACTCGCCGTGGCCTCGCCACTTCCACCGGAGGCGGACAGCCCCCGTCTCTGCGGGCGGGCGTCCTGGCGCCCCGCACCTGATCCACCGCCCGCGCCCGTTTGGCCCTATGGGCCACTGCCCAGTGGGGCCCCACGTCCCCAGAgaacgttttgttaaaaaaaaaggaattaaaaataatatataaaataaataaaataaataataataatttaattaattaattaattaagttaattaatcataattacattaacctaaactaactaattagtttaattaaacaataGTTAGATTAGTTAcacactaattagactaaacagtcaatgactagtgggacccacacgtcagttgaccagtcaacatctctgttgactgctgacgtcatgctgacgtcatgatgacgtcagcaaacactgttttggataatgttgaagttaaataaataattaaaatcagaaaatgattaaatctttagaaaatcatatcttttaatccgtaactcggattaaaatattttcaacatgaaagttgctcagaacgacgagacgattccggatacgcagtccgttcgtccgccacacacccctaacctatcgaactcgcaactttccccctccggttcatctgtccgaaaacgcgaaacaccgggaatactttcccggatgtttcccccttcaccggtatcgcctatccctacgttaggtcacccctagcacaccgtattgccgcgtcttgctttgtgttacatttgattgctctgttatttattgtgttccccctccgttactcctttccggtagactccgagaccgacgctgctgctgcccagctcgactacggtgttgacgacccctctctcttgccagagcaaccaggcaagccccccccctttgatcaccagatatcgcctattctcctctatactgcttgcattagagtagtgtagcatgttactgctttcgttaatcctattctgatgcatagcctgacattgtcgcta
This window harbors:
- the LOC119354596 gene encoding 40S ribosomal protein S15 — protein: MADVDVDTEVAAGAQPKKRTFRKFSYRGVDLDALLDMSTDDLVQMFPARARRRFKRGLKRKPMALVKKLRKAKKDAPAGEKPEPVRTHLRNMIIVPEMIGSLIGVYNGKTFNQVEIKPEMIGHYLAEFSISYKPVKHGRPGIGATHSSRFIPLK